The Paraburkholderia agricolaris genome includes the window CGCTCGCGTCACGTTGTCGTTTCCATTGGCCAACATCGGCGTGAATCTGCCGACGCTTGCCGCGACCGTTGCCGGCAATCTGTATGACCTCGGTGAAGTGACCGGCATGCGGCTGTTGTCGCTGCGCTTGCCGGCCTCATATCGCGCGCGCTTTGAATTGCCGCGTCATGGCGTAGCCGGTACGCGGGCGCTGACGCAAGTCGCGGACAGGCCGATGATCGGCACCATCATCAAGCCGAATGTTGGTTTGAGTGCCGAAGAAACCGCGGCGCTGGTGCGCGAGTTGTGCGAAGCGGGTGTCGATTTCATCAAGGATGACGAAGTGTGTGCGAATCCCGCGCATGCTCCGCTTGCTGAGCGCGTGCGCGCGGTGATGAAAGCAGTGCGCGACTATCGCGAGCGCAGCGGCCGCCCCGTCATGGTCGCGTTCAATATCACCGACGATCTCGACGCGATGCGCCGTCACGCGGAACTCGTCGAGCACGAAGGCGGCAGTTGCGTGATGGCCAGCATCAACTGGTGCGGCTTTTCGGCGATCCAGACGCTGCGCCGCGCAACGCCACTCGTGCTGCATGCGCATCGAAACGGCTACGGCATGATGTCGCGCGATCCGGCGCTCGGCATGTCGTTTCAGGCGTATCAGACGCTCTGGCGATTGACGGGTGTCGACCATATGCACGTGCACGGTCTCGCCGGTAAATTCGCGCAAAGCGACGCCGAGGTGATCGAATCCGCACGCGATTGTGCTGCGCCACTCGCACCGGGTTGCGACGATGCCGTGTTGCCCGCATTTTCGTCAGGACAATGGGCGGGCACCGTGCCGGCGACGTTCGATGCCGTGCACTCCACCGACGTATTGTTCATGTCGGGCGGTGGCGTTCTCGCGCATCCCGACGGTCCTGCGGCCGGCGTCACAAGTGTTCGGCAGGCATGGGAGGCGGCGCAGGCGCACACGCCGCTGGAACGTTACGCCGAACATATGCCGGAATTGCGGCGTGCGCTGGAGTTCTTCGGCAGCCGACCATGAGCGACACGCGGGAGGTGAATGGCATGAGCGGCATGAGCAGCGCGGGCCCCGCTTATGGTTTCTACGGCGACGACTTTACGGGCGCGACCGACACGCTCGCTCATCTCGCCCGCGCCGGCTTGCGCACCATGCTGTTCTTCGCTCCGCCAGATGCCCAACGGCTGTCGATGCTGGGCCGGCTCGACGCAGTGGGTATCGCGGGCGCCGCGCGCACCATGCAGCCCCATGCGCAACATCAGGAGCTGGCACGGGTGGGGGCCGCGTTCGCCGCGCTAGGCGTGCGCGTGATGCACTACAAAGTGTGTTCGACCTTCGACAGTGCGCCGCAGACCGGCAGCATCGGCGTGGCAATCCGCACATTGCGCGAGTACTGTGCGAACTCGCTCGTGGCC containing:
- a CDS encoding ribulose-bisphosphate carboxylase large subunit family protein, coding for MNTILRAQTVTDECLEADYLIETPLDPARVADVMAGEQSSGTFVRVANESDALRARSRASVVRIDELEPASQPSLPSAWLARQGTQGPWRRARVTLSFPLANIGVNLPTLAATVAGNLYDLGEVTGMRLLSLRLPASYRARFELPRHGVAGTRALTQVADRPMIGTIIKPNVGLSAEETAALVRELCEAGVDFIKDDEVCANPAHAPLAERVRAVMKAVRDYRERSGRPVMVAFNITDDLDAMRRHAELVEHEGGSCVMASINWCGFSAIQTLRRATPLVLHAHRNGYGMMSRDPALGMSFQAYQTLWRLTGVDHMHVHGLAGKFAQSDAEVIESARDCAAPLAPGCDDAVLPAFSSGQWAGTVPATFDAVHSTDVLFMSGGGVLAHPDGPAAGVTSVRQAWEAAQAHTPLERYAEHMPELRRALEFFGSRP